The DNA region TAAATAATCCTGAATAAACTAATACCTGTTTACCTTTAAGTGATTTATAGAATACATCAAATACTTTTTGATTTATTAAATAATCACTATCTTTACCAGAATACTTAGCCATTTCATATAACTCTTTATTATTATTTTGTCTTATTTTTTGAACTTGAACTTGTGTGATTTCTGAAATACCTGTTACATCACGCCATAAATCTAACCATTCTTGTTGACTAATATAATATCTTTTATCTGTGAAATACGATTTATTTACTGCAATTAACACGTGAAAATGAGGGTTATAATCATCTCTTTTTTTATTATATGTAATCTCTAACTTACGAACATATCCCTTTATAACACTATCTACTTTTTTTCTTTTTATAAGTTTTCTAAAAGAATTATTGTAACGTTTTATTTCATTTTCTAATTCATCACTCATTACGTTAGGTGTAGTTAAAGTTAAAAAGATAAACTCTTTTTTCTCTTGCTGCTTAATATATTGCATCATCAAGGATAAACCCAACGCATCTTTTCTGGCTTTTCTCCAAGCACAGACAGGACAAAATCGATTTTTACAAGAATTAGCTTTATATAATTTCTGTTTTTCTAAAGTTTTATCAGCTACAAAAGACAGAAATGTATTACAATCTTCAACTAAATCCATTTGATTCTCTCCAATATGACGTTTAATAAATTTCTGAAATACTTGATTTCTTTGTTTTTTCTCAGTATACTTTTCCATGTTATAACACATAAAAACAACTTAGTTTTCACAAACTATGATAATAAAAAAGTTGCTTTTTCCCCTTTCTATGTATGTTTTTTACTAGTCATTTAAAACGATACATTAATAGGTACGGAAAAGCAACTTTTTTTGTGTTTGAAAGCAGTCATATCAACACTTTAAGGGTAACTAGCCTCGCCGGCAATAGTTACCCTTATTATCAAGATAAGAAGAAACCGGCAAAAAACGACGAAAACGTAAGAGAAAAGACCTTAAAAAGTCTTTTCTCTTAAATCAATATTTCTAAGAATAAAGGTTACTTTTTTTCATCTTATAGTATATATTAGAACTAATATTCAGGAGGTATTTTATGAGAAAAATAATAGCAGAATTCTTAGGTACATTTATACTAGTTTTCTTCGGTACAGGAACAGCAGTGTTTATGAGTTTAAGTCCAGATAACAGCGTAGGCACACTTGGTGTCGCAATAGCATTTGGTCTAACAATAATTGCAGCTGCCTATGCAATAGGCGATATCTCTGGAGGTCATTTAAACCCTGCAGTTTCTTTAGGAATGTTTTTAGACAAACGTTTATCCTTAATAAACTTATTCATCTATACAATTTCCCAAACTATGGGCGCAATATTTGCTACATTTTTAATTTGGTCTATATCAAGCACATTAAAAACCGATCTTGACCAATACGGTGCAAACCTTCCTGGAGACCTATCTTTATCAGGTGCATTCTTAGTTGAAGTAATATTAACATTCGTCTTCGTATTCATCGTTTTATCAGTCACGACAACAAAATTTATCGCTCCAAATTTAGCAGTTCTTGTAATAGGTTTTACATTAACTATGGTTCATTTAATAGGTATCCCATTAACTGGTACCTCTGTAAATCCAGCACGAAGTATTGGACCTGCATTATTCACAGGTGGAGAAGCATTATCAACATTATGGATATTTATATTAGCTCCCCTTCTAGGTGCAGTTATTGCAGCTCTAACACATAAAATTTTAAGAAAACCAAACATACAATAATAAAATTCTAAAAGTTAATACTTTATTCCAATTGCTTTATTGACGTTGAGCCTCGGAACCCTTAACAATCCCAAAACTTGTCGAATGGTCGGCTTAATAGCTCACGCTATGCCGACATTCGTCTTCAAGTTTAGTTAAGGGTTCTTCTCAACATCAATAAATTCTCTCGGCATAAAAGCATGTTCGTATAAACATATACAACTTATTAAAAGTAAATTAAAGATTTAACAAAGCGACAATAAAACCAATAATAGAACATAAAGATCCAATAATTGATAAAACACCTTCAATTTCAGTAACACCTTTATCAGTCTTTTTTTTACTTTTACCACGTATCATTAAATATTCAGCTAAAGCAGAAAAGAAAATTCCACTAGAAAATGAAATAAATATTATAAAAATCCAAGAAAAATATTCACCACCCCAAAATGCTAAAATTAGACAAGAAAAACCTAAAGATACTTTATAAGGAGTACGCAACTCCATCTTTTCAAACTCATTTCCAATCCCAAAAAATCCTATAAAAACAAAAAGAGCACAAATCATTCTTGTTATTAAACCCGGATAAAAATAAAAAGTTAAAATGCTAGCCACAATAAAAACCACGCCTAAACCAAAACCAAAAGAAACATTTTCTTTTGTATCAACTTCATTATTACTTCCCAAAATATCAACTCCCTATAATAAATTTTATACTCCTAAATAAAACGACTGTATACAAAATTTAAAACTTGTTAAAACAAATTATGGAGCTCAAAATCAAGCTCCATTTAGTAAAAGATAAAATTAAATGGAGTGATTATTATGAGTTTAACCATTTTTCTTTATTCAATTCTGGCAAGTTTATTAGCAAATTATATCTACGAAAAATCTTCAAAATAAATAACTTTTTCGGGTCTACTTTGTACACTTTATCTACCTGGTAGACCCGATTGTTATTGCTTTACAGGTCTAAAATTCGTCGTTATAATCTAGTTAAATCCCGTAAGGGCGCACTTATGCGTTCTAAAAGAACGCGTGCAAAAACCATAATCGACCTTCGTCGATTTTTTTATTTCAAAATTAAAGAAACGGCTTGAGATATTCCGAGCAATTATAAAAATTAATTTGTCTTGAATATTGCTACTACATTCTTGAAAAAGTGATGTAGATTTATAGCCCATAACTTTTTTTGAATTACATCGACGATACGGCGTCGAAAGAAAAATAAATAGACCGTATGAAAGAAAAAGCTACCTCACTTTATCTGGGGTAGCTTTTATTTTTTTATGCCCTTATTTTGAATTTTAAA from Staphylococcus saprophyticus subsp. saprophyticus ATCC 15305 = NCTC 7292 includes:
- a CDS encoding protein rep; this encodes MEKYTEKKQRNQVFQKFIKRHIGENQMDLVEDCNTFLSFVADKTLEKQKLYKANSCKNRFCPVCAWRKARKDALGLSLMMQYIKQQEKKEFIFLTLTTPNVMSDELENEIKRYNNSFRKLIKRKKVDSVIKGYVRKLEITYNKKRDDYNPHFHVLIAVNKSYFTDKRYYISQQEWLDLWRDVTGISEITQVQVQKIRQNNNKELYEMAKYSGKDSDYLINQKVFDVFYKSLKGKQVLVYSGLFKQAKKKLKNGDLDYLKEIDPTEYIYQIFGSVAK
- a CDS encoding aquaporin encodes the protein MRKIIAEFLGTFILVFFGTGTAVFMSLSPDNSVGTLGVAIAFGLTIIAAAYAIGDISGGHLNPAVSLGMFLDKRLSLINLFIYTISQTMGAIFATFLIWSISSTLKTDLDQYGANLPGDLSLSGAFLVEVILTFVFVFIVLSVTTTKFIAPNLAVLVIGFTLTMVHLIGIPLTGTSVNPARSIGPALFTGGEALSTLWIFILAPLLGAVIAALTHKILRKPNIQ